The Anaerohalosphaeraceae bacterium genome includes a window with the following:
- a CDS encoding aspartate kinase, which produces MSILVQKFGGTSVANAEKIRRAAKRAIEAHQKGYQVVVVASARGKQTDELIADAMEINPNPPKREMDMLLSTGEQQTVSLFAMACYAMGQKAISFTGSQISMLTDDTHTKARIQSIGTEKIRKKLDEGYIVVVAGFQGVDAEGNITTLGRGGSDTSAVALAAALGASFCEIYTDVDGIYTTDPRIYPKAVKMEQISYDEMLELASLGAGVMHSRSIEFGKKYNVTIHVRSSLNNNPGTLITHEVPKMEGILVSGATIQKDLAKISLIGVDNKPGNAAKIFSHLAKARVSVNDIIQTEVSPEKANILFTVNKSDLDAARQAIEEIRESVHCQNVFVREDVAEVSIVGVGMRSHYGVADRMFQALADAKINIDSITTSEIRISCLVNLADGDKALIAVCDAFQLDRPSNQRTL; this is translated from the coding sequence ATGTCCATTCTGGTTCAGAAATTCGGCGGAACCTCTGTTGCGAATGCCGAGAAAATCCGCCGAGCCGCGAAACGAGCCATCGAAGCACATCAAAAAGGCTATCAGGTTGTTGTCGTGGCCTCCGCCCGCGGAAAGCAGACCGATGAGCTGATTGCCGATGCGATGGAAATCAACCCCAATCCGCCTAAGCGGGAGATGGACATGCTGCTGAGCACCGGCGAACAGCAGACGGTTTCACTTTTTGCTATGGCCTGCTATGCAATGGGGCAAAAAGCCATCAGTTTCACCGGTTCGCAAATCAGCATGCTCACCGATGACACCCACACAAAGGCTCGCATCCAAAGCATCGGGACGGAAAAAATCCGCAAAAAACTGGATGAAGGGTATATCGTGGTCGTTGCGGGCTTCCAGGGTGTCGATGCGGAAGGCAATATCACCACCCTCGGACGCGGCGGCTCCGATACCAGTGCCGTCGCCCTGGCCGCCGCCCTCGGTGCCAGTTTTTGCGAAATTTATACCGACGTCGATGGAATTTACACCACCGACCCCCGAATCTATCCCAAAGCCGTCAAGATGGAACAAATCAGCTACGATGAAATGCTCGAACTGGCCAGTTTGGGCGCCGGCGTCATGCACAGCCGGTCCATCGAATTCGGCAAAAAATACAATGTCACCATTCATGTCCGAAGCAGCCTGAACAACAATCCCGGAACACTAATCACTCATGAGGTCCCGAAAATGGAAGGTATATTGGTTTCTGGTGCAACCATTCAGAAAGATTTGGCCAAAATCAGCCTGATCGGAGTGGACAACAAACCCGGCAACGCCGCAAAAATCTTCTCCCATCTGGCCAAGGCACGCGTCAGCGTCAATGACATCATTCAGACCGAAGTCAGCCCGGAAAAAGCCAACATCCTCTTTACGGTCAACAAGTCCGACCTGGATGCCGCTCGGCAGGCCATCGAGGAAATCCGCGAATCTGTCCATTGCCAGAACGTATTTGTTCGGGAGGACGTGGCGGAAGTTTCGATTGTCGGAGTTGGGATGCGGTCTCATTACGGCGTAGCCGATCGAATGTTCCAGGCCCTGGCCGATGCAAAAATCAACATTGATTCCATCACAACCAGCGAAATCCGAATCAGCTGTCTGGTCAACTTGGCCGACGGCGATAAGGCCCTGATTGCAGTCTGCGATGCTTTCCAGCTTGATCGCCCCTCCAATCAGCGGACTCTGTAA